DNA from bacterium:
GGCTCTCGACCCCCGCCACAGCGCCTTTCTCACGTTCAAAATCAGAAAAAAACCCGGTGACGAATAAGCTGAAAGTTCTGCGGCTGGCCTACCGTCTGTACTTCCGCACCGCGCCCCCGCTCGCCCGGGCCTCCTGCGGTCTGCGTCTTCTCCGCCACCGCCTGTTCGGGGTTTCGGCGCCGATCTCGATCATGATCGGACTCACCTACCGCTGCCAATGCCGCTGCGCCCACTGCGGCATGGAGCTGTACCGGAACGACGGAGCCGTCGAGCTCTCCCTCGAAGAAGTCGAAACGGTGCTGGCGCAGGCGCGCCGGCTGGGGGTGGTCGAGATCACGCTTTTCGGGGGAGAGCCGCTGCTGCGGGAAGACCTGGAGGAAATCGTCGCCCGGGCCCGGAGCTTGCGGATGCTCCCCTCCCTGGACACCAACGGCCTGCTCCTTTCCCGGGGGAAGATCGAGAGCCTGAAGACCGCCGGCCTGGTCGCGCTCAAAGTCAGCCTCGACAGCCCCGATCCCGCCGAACACGACCGCTTGCGGGGGGTGGAGGGCTGTTTCGAGCAAGCCGCGGCGGGGTTGCGGCAGGCGGTGGAGGCGGGGCTGCCGTGCGTCATCTCCACGTACGCCACCCGGGAGAACCTCCGCTCCGGCGCCCTGCGGAGTCTGATCGGGTTGGGAAAAAACCTGGGGGTGACGGCGGTGCGGATTATCGACACCACGCTTTCCGGCTGTTTTCTCCACGCGCTTCCCCTCCGGCTTACTCCCCCGGAACGGCAGGCGCTGGCGGCCCTGCTGGAACCGGGTTTCGTGTTTCTGGAGAACCTGGCCTCCGGCCGCCCCCGCTCCCACCCCGTCTGCTCGGCCCTGGCCCGGCGGTATGTCTATATTTCCCCCTACGGCGATCTTCAACCCTGCTGTTTCGTGCCCTTCAGCTTCGGCAACGTCCGCCGCGACTCCCTGGGCGAAATTCTGGACCGGCTCTGGAGCAGCTCCCTGATGGAGTACGATTCCGGCCGGTGCTTGATGAACAGCCGCCGGTTCCGGGAAAGACACCTCGC
Protein-coding regions in this window:
- a CDS encoding radical SAM protein, translated to MTNKLKVLRLAYRLYFRTAPPLARASCGLRLLRHRLFGVSAPISIMIGLTYRCQCRCAHCGMELYRNDGAVELSLEEVETVLAQARRLGVVEITLFGGEPLLREDLEEIVARARSLRMLPSLDTNGLLLSRGKIESLKTAGLVALKVSLDSPDPAEHDRLRGVEGCFEQAAAGLRQAVEAGLPCVISTYATRENLRSGALRSLIGLGKNLGVTAVRIIDTTLSGCFLHALPLRLTPPERQALAALLEPGFVFLENLASGRPRSHPVCSALARRYVYISPYGDLQPCCFVPFSFGNVRRDSLGEILDRLWSSSLMEYDSGRCLMNSRRFRERHLARIGSAAQLPLEFQEEKDRDPKG